In Camelina sativa cultivar DH55 chromosome 17, Cs, whole genome shotgun sequence, the genomic stretch TGTCGATCAATATTCTCGTCACCTCACTTTCACCGATTAAGAGCTCGACGACCAATGGATCGTTATGCGGTAGATCCAAACCTTCTAGATCTTTTCCGTCGAAAGTGATTGGCATGCCTTCGGCCTCGAACCTTGACGGCCAAGATTTTGTCATTTCAGCCTTCTTAGTATAATCTCTGATCGCTCTGACCGAATCGTTGCATCCGGCTAGCCCGCCCATTATCATGTTGATTCGTCGTATTGTCGGAGGACGTTGGTCGGGCTTGCGGTCTGTATGCGGTCGTTTTTCGTTACCGCTGTCTTCGCGCCGTTCGGTGAGTAGGTTTTGAATTTCCATCTCGTCTTCGCTTTGGTCGGCTAGTACTTTTGAGTCCTTGACGAATTTTCGAGCGATATACTCGGCGCGCTTGGCGTCGCTTCGTCCCGGTCGGGTTGTCTTGCTTCTGTCGGGCTCGACGACTATTGCCCCTTTCTTGTATCGCTCCATCAAGACCTTCTGGAGGTAATGACACTCGTCAGTTGCGTGGGTGGTACTCTGATGGTAGTCGCAGTACGGGGTTGCACTATTCTCGCCTCCCTCCTTCCGTATATACTTATTTTTGCCGATCGCAAAGGTTCGGCGAGTTCGATCTTGGTTTTTGATGAAATGTTGTCGAGGCTCGACGTAGTCAACTTTTGGAGCTGCGGCTACTGGCTGTTTGGGTATCGCACTTGCTTCCGAAGAATGCTTCTTAGCATTGAtagctttctcttcctcgagTCCAATGTGTTTTGCAGCTCGGAGTAATGCCTCGGCGACGGTCTCGATGTGCGTTAAAGACAGCTCTTCCTTGAACCGAGATTCATACCAGAGTGCATTTCGAAGTGCGACAATTGCGGCCGCGTCCGGAATTGAAATGTTGACGTAAACTTCCTTCAATCGCCCTATAAAGGACCGAAGCGATTCTCCCTTGTGCTGAGTTAAGGCGTATAAGTCGGCATGGGAATTCTTATCCTCGAACAGACTAGAAAACTGCTTCAAAAATTCGGTTATCAACTCTCTGATACTATCGATTGATCCGGGTGGGAGTCTCGAGAACCAGCTCAATGCGGTTCCTGTTAGATGCTCGGCGAAAACTTGACAAGCTCCAGCATCGTATTCCGCCGGGCTGAACTGTAAAGGGCCGAGGGCTACGCCAAAGGTGAGTAAGAAATCTCGCGGGTCGACCGTTCCATCATAGTGACCCAACCGTGGTTTGACTGCCCGTCTGACCGTCGTTGTAGCGAGTCTTCGAGAGAACGGAGTTCGCTGTGTTGCTTCGAGCATAAGTCCGACTTGGGGTGCCTTGTCCGTTGCTTTTTGAATCATTGCGGCCATTTCTTTCATTtgctctttgatttcttttagctCGGCGTCCTTCGTTAGATCAGTTACGTCGTTACTTCGCTCGATAGGGTGCTGAGCAGGATTACGTCCTAACCCGCTGGTTTGCACATACGATCCTGGCGTCGTTCTCACCGAGGTGAAGTTCACTGGGTTGAGCCGAGCGTTGTTGAGATGGTTGATTTCATCTTGTGAGTTAAACTGTGCCGTGGTGAGTGCATCCAATCGGCTATTGGTTCGCTCTTCTTGCTGGTCAAGGCGTGTTAAGATTCCGCGGAACAGCTCGTCAATGCTCGAGACGGGCTGACTGTTGAGCAAAGTAAGCTGCGTTGGGACCTGTATTGGTTCTACGGTCGCCGGGGTCATGAGGTTTGTAGCTATGACAAAAGTTTCCGGGCTGTCGACCGTCACGACCTTTCTTGGAGCGTCTGGCGTGGGGAGGACTGCCTGGTCCGTCTGTTCCATTGCCGGGGTAGTCGTTTCCCCCGACGAGCTTCCTTCCTTGCTCTTTTCCTTGTCAGTTATTGTCATCTCGTCTAATCGGTGTAGGTCCGTTCttcaattttttagaaaactttgaCTTGGCTCCCCCTACctggcgcgccaaattgttgatgtccagatcggtcacaattagtatgtttagttcggtcaaaggagggtcgaagttctcttttattatattgatgtcGAAACACAAAAGGACGGATTACAACTCGATTTAAACGAGTTACAAGTACAAACGTGGATAATCGATGAGCTGCTATCTCGTCGATCCTCCGAGCTATTGGGTCTAAACTGTAGATTTGACTTGGACGAGCTGAGGCTTTTTGTACTTGCTATCTCgattctttcccttttttctccATCCCTTTTTTGCGGACCGTACGTCTCCctttatagggaatcgtgtcggttcgttTATACAAAAAGACCATAGTACCCTCCTTTTCTCTGGAGATTTGTCATGGGCTTTTTCTGGGCCAAGCCTGTTGTTTGGGGTGTGGATCAACCCCTAACAGTAtgttttgatgttaggtctgagaaatttagttttatacaaataaaaatatatgtcgaCCTTTTGTGTCTAATAAACTATAAGGGAAAATTAGGTGTCCTAGTGCTTTTTCCTCACACTGGTCTTGCTCAGCTANCCGTCACGACCTTTCTTGGAGCGTCTGGCGTGGGGAGGACTGCCTGGTCCGTCTGTTCCATTGCCGGGGTAGTCGTTTCCCCCGACGAGCTTCCTTCCTTGCTCTTTTCCTTGTCAGTTATTGTCATCTCGTCTAATCGGTGTAGGTCCGTTCttcaattttttagaaaactttgaCTTGGCTCCCCCTACctggcgcgccaaattgttgatgtccagatcggtcacaattagtatgtttagttcggtcaaaggagggtcgaagttctcttttattatattgatgtcGAAACACAAAAGGACGGATTACAACTCGATTTAAACGAGTTACAAGTACAAACGTGGATAATCGATGAGCTGCTATCTCGTCGATCCTCCGAGCTATTGGGTCTAAACTGTAGATTTGACTTGGACGAGCTGAGGCTTTTTGTACTTGCTATCTCgattctttcccttttttctccATCCCTTTTTTGCGGACCGTACGTCTCCctttatagggaatcgtgtcggttcgttTATACAAAAAGACCATAGTACCCTCCTTTTCTCTGGAGATTTGTCATGGGCTTTTTCTGGGCCAAGCCTGTTGTTTGGGGTGTGGATCAACCCCTAACAGTAtgttttgatgttaggtctgagaaatttagttttatacaaataaaaatatatgtcgaCCTTTTGTGTCTAATAAACTATAAGGGAAAATTAGGTGTCCTAGTGCTTTTTCCTCACACTGGTCTTGCTCAGCTATGGGTTCTAGATGACACCAAAAAAGTGGAATGGTCGAAGCAAAACTTTGTTTTTCCAAATACAACCTTTGAGGCTATAAGGGTATCTGATACGGGTGACATTTTGTGTGCGTCAAGTCGTTCTACCTGTCCATTCTATGTTTCCTACTATAATCTGGCGAAAGAGAGTGTTAGGAGAATTACAATCGAAGGAATTGAAGACAAGGTATTGATGGGTCAAGATGGACATTACCCTTCTGAATTCTTCATCTTTCCAAACTATATTGAGAATGTGATGTTTCTGAAATAACATTGAGGCGGCTGATCATGGGGGTCTGATTCTAATTAATAGTTTTCTGAGCTTTTACTATATTTCCACTTCACTTTATCATTGTCTAAACTCTTTCAATGACATCGATCTTGTTATTCTTGCTCATATTGGTCTGCTTGCTACtgctttttttttagtgtaaatATGTATCACTTAAAGATTACCTAGACTTGAGAAACAAATTTTACATAGAAAAGTATTAGCCTTATTCAGCTATTGGGGACATTAAGAAATCAATCTGGGCAAGTGATACGGGTGAAATTGTTTGGAGGTCATCAAGTCGTTTGACCGATCCATTATACTGTATGTTAACTTCTACAATCCAGTGATAGAGCATGTTCCAAGAGTTGAAATCAAAGGAATGAAAGACAAAGTATCCACGGGTCAAGATCCTCATGAATCATTATTCTTCCTCACAAAATTATGTTGAGAATCTGATGTTTCTGCAACAACATTGAGGTTGCTCACTAATTTGGttctaatagtttttttttttcttcttttcgttTCGCTTGTATCGTTTCTAACTCTTACTATATTTCCACTTCAATTGATCCTTGCTTTACTgatgttgtctaaactctcaaTGACATTGatcttattattcttcttcATATTATTTGGCTTACTTCTACAGTTCTACCTATCCGCTACTGCGTTTTAATAGATACATTTTTAATAGATAATGAGACTTGAGAAACAAATTTTAGATAGAAAAATATTAGCGACATCTTGTGAGCTGTGAGTTTTCGAGAATGCAATGAAGAAAGAATGGGTGAAGCTCATATTACTTTTGCCGCCTTCGTGGAAGAATATGGCTGCAATTAATACTTTGTGTTTCTTCTACAACCTGGAGGAGAACACTGTTAGTTCTAAGAGTTATAACCGAAGAAGTTACAGATAATGGAGTCTTGGTAAGTCTTCAGTTTTGGTAACCATATTGCGGATGTGATGTTTCTATCAAGTGTTGGCCACGTGATAGATCAGTCACGAAGTAATATTCAGTTGAGTAATGCAACAAACAATCTACTcccatatatatacaattgCGTTTGTAAGAAACAACATGATCAAGTAATTAACACAATATTGGCTGAGCGCAGCCAATCACCTGCTTGCCCGTCGTTGTCTCGAAGTGCAAGCTACTAAACTCATTCCGCTGAACAGTCCAATGCCTGATTTGAAATACCCTGAACGGCTTCTACTGCTTGACGCAATACTTGGTGCCATGATCTGGCTGTTCAAATGAGGGAACTCGATTCTGTTTTCTTGCAAGTCTCCTACAGCATCAttgcttgcttcttcttcttgatgttCTGGTTCCACGGTGTCTGCGTTAACCGAAAGCATAGGCCTAACCGATCTTAACCAGTCTGCGCACCCACCCATAACTCCCttgcatttcttgatttttactTTGGTTAAACCAGGGCATCCGTTTGCAAGATTCTCGATTCCCACATCCGAAATGGGACAGTTCTTGATACATAATTTACGTAAAGCCGGACATTTTGCCGCAATACAAGAAAGCTCAGGATCACCAAACGTATCACAACCACAAAGTGCCAATCTTTCGAGATTCTGACATTTCGCAGCCAACATTCCTAAACTTAACGTAGTTGGATTCACTCCAATCAGAACCAGTTCCTGTAACTGAGAGCAAAACTTAGCCACAGCCACAANNNNNNNNNNNNNNNNNNNNNNNNNNNNNNNNNNNNNNNNNNNNNNNNNNNNNNNNNNNNNNNNNNNNNNNNNNNNNNNNNNNNNNNNNNNNNNNNNNNNNNNNNNNNNNNNNNNNNNNNNNNNNNNNNNNNNNNNNNNNNNNNNNNNNNNNNNNNNNNNNNNNNNNNNNNNNNNNNNNNNNNNNNNNNNNNNNNNNNNNNNNNNNNNNNNNNNNNNNNNNNNNNNNNNNNNNNNNNNNNNNNNNNNNNNNNNNNNNNNNNNNNNNNNNNNNNNNNNNNNNNNNNNNNNNNNNNNNNNNNNNNNNNNNNNNNNNNNNNNNNNNNNNNNNNNNNNNNNNNNNNNNNNNNNNNNNNNNNNNNNNNNNNNNNNNNNNNNNNNNNNNNNNNNNNNNNNNNNNNNNNNNNNNNNNNNNNNNNNNNNNNNNNNNNNNNNNNNNNNNNNNNNNNNNNNNNNNNNNNNNNNNNNNNNNNNNNNNNNNNNNNNNNNNNNNNNNNNNNNNNNNNNNNNNNNNNNNNNNNNNNNNNNNNNNNNNNNNNNNNNNNNNNNNNNNNNNNNNNNNNNNNNNNNNNNNNNNNNNNNNNNNNNNNNNNNNNNNNNNNNNNNNNNNNNNNNNNNNNNNNNNNNNNNNNNNNNNNNNNNNNNNNNNNNNNNNNNNNNNNNNNNNNNNNNNNNNNNNNNNNNNNNNNNNNNNNNNNNNNNNNNNNNGGGCATCCGTTTGCAAGATTCTCGATTCCCACATCCGAAATGGGACAGTTCTTGATACATAATTTACGTAAAGCCGGACATTTTGCCGCAATACAAGAAAGCTCAGGATCACCAAACGTATCACAACCACAAAGTGCCAATCTTTCGAGATTCTGACATTTCGCAGCCAACATTCCTAAACTTAACGTAGTTGGATTCACTCCAATCAGAACCAGTTCCTGTAACTGAGAGCAAAACTTAGCCACAGCCACAAGACCTTCGTCCCCAATCAAATTCGCTTTCCAACCATCAATATGAAGCTTTCTCAAACGCTTACACTTCTCTGCAATCGCAGCTAATCCGAAATTCGTGCATTCAGGTGTCTTCACAAGATGCAAAATCTCAAGACTCGAGCAATTCGATACCGCAGTGAGAGCTACATCACTCACTTGCATCCGTTCCAAATGTATCTCAACTATACCATGATCCTTAACAGCCATCTCTTGAAGAAGCATGTCCCAGTCACCAGAACACCTAAAAAGCTTCAAAGATCTAAGATTCTTCGCACCAACGATCACCGGACCGAAACACTGACCATTATAAAGCTCCTTCAAGCAAATCGACTTAAGAGACGAAGCAGCAACACCAGGACCAACCAACTCGGGAGCTACATCGGTGAATCCACGGAGACGCTTAATCGATAACTCCTCGAGGTTCGAGCAGTGATCAAGCACAGCTTTCACACCTTTAGCTCCAAAATCACAAGATCCACAAGAGAATATCCTCAAACCTTTACAATTCTCAGCAAAAGCAGCCATACCTACATCGGTGAGCTCACGGCAAGCTCTAAGCTTAAGCCTCTTCAGATTCGGACACCGGAGAGAGATCTTAACAAGCGCTTCGTCTCCGATACTAACAGATCTACGGTCGCATTTCAACGAGAGCTTCGTAACGGAATCGAatcgagagaagagagaaggtaCCGAAGTAATCAGATCTGAACGAGCATGGAGAGAGAGACGGTAACGATTCTGTCCTTCAACGATCATCCACCGTCGACAAACCAGAGCACATCTTTTCCGGTTACCGGAGTTTAAGAACTGGAAGACTAAAGCTAAGCACTCGTCGGGTAAATACGATGTGTAGTCAGGTTGTGAAATCTCAGATTCGAGCGATTGAATCGGGAATTTTAGTGAGAACGATTTGGTTCTCCGTTGATTAAGGATTGAATTGCCGGCGGCGGAGGTTGATTGGCCCATCCACGAAGGTCTCCGATGGTCgtagtcgtcgtcgtcgtctgcGGCGGAGAggagaattttgattttgattttgatattttggttaTTGTCGGTTAGTGAGAGATTTG encodes the following:
- the LOC104758013 gene encoding F-box protein At1g47056 isoform X2; amino-acid sequence: MGQSTSAAGNSILNQRRTKSFSLKFPIQSLESEISQPDYTSYLPDECLALVFQFLNSGNRKRCALVCRRWMIVEGQNRYRLSLHARSDLITSVPSLFSRFDSVTKLSLKCDRRSVSIGDEALVKISLRCPNLKRLKLRACRELTDVGMAAFAENCKGLRIFSCGSCDFGAKGVKAVLDHCSNLEELSIKRLRGFTDVAPELVGPGVAASSLKSICLKELYNGQCFGPVIVGAKNLRSLKLFRCSGDWDMLLQEMAVKDHGIVEIHLERMQVSDVALTAVSNCSSLEILHLVKTPECTNFGLAAIAEKCKRLRKLHIDGWKANLIGDEGLVAVAKFCSQLQELVLIGVNPTTLSLGMLAAKCQNLERLALCGCDTFGDPELSCIAAKCPALRKLCIKNCPISDVGIENLANGCPGLTKVKIKKCKGVMGGCADWLRSVRPMLSVNADTVEPEHQEEEASNDAVGDLQENRIEFPHLNSQIMAPSIASSSRSRSGYFKSGIGLFSGMSLVACTSRQRRASR
- the LOC104758013 gene encoding F-box protein At1g47056 isoform X1, producing MGQSTSAAGNSILNQRRTKSFSLKFPIQSLESEISQPDYTSYLPDECLALVFQFLNSGNRKRCALVCRRWMIVEGQNRYRLSLHARSDLITSVPSLFSRFDSVTKLSLKCDRRSVSIGDEALVKISLRCPNLKRLKLRACRELTDVGMAAFAENCKGLRIFSCGSCDFGAKGVKAVLDHCSNLEELSIKRLRGFTDVAPELVGPGVAASSLKSICLKELYNGQCFGPVIVGAKNLRSLKLFRCSGDWDMLLQEMAVKDHGIVEIHLERMQVSDVALTAVSNCSSLEILHLVKTPECTNFGLAAIAEKCKRLRKLHIDGWKANLIGDEGLVAVAKFCSQLQELVLIGVNPTTLSLGMLAAKCQNLERLALCGCDTFGDPELSCIAAKCPALRKLCIKNCPISDVGIENLANGCPGLTKVKIKKCKGVMGGCADWLRSVRPMLSVNADTVEPEHQEEEASNDAVGDLQENRIEFPHLNSQIMAPSIASSSRSRSGYFKSGIGLFSGMSLVACTSRQRRASR